A region from the Mycobacterium heidelbergense genome encodes:
- the iniR gene encoding isoniazid response ATPase/transcriptional regulator IniR — translation MTDSPVDMPPSARDALQALANAAKTPMKLMVSGGLGTGKSTALAAARDALRGAGLTVLARPPRAGDPPDAALVIDDAHLLADAELLAVTERVTDPGATVVVAAQPQEQLRDLTLAIERDGRHISLGPLPGTEHLVECTAGLPFLLSAVTDGNLPPARAAKFALLERLRRLDEPTQDTLLIMSLTQELGTADVAAALGISTAEAHRLVDRACATGLVEPSHSPEFLRLVHGAVAQIVGTAHHHDVEAALLRSQLDISTLSTVFALQLAEHGLKDDRLAAILAGQGAAERGEPVRAARMYRAAVDAGAEGLTSRLADALARTGDCAAAAALAEDLLGSADSAERAAAVRIAASVATHDGNANQAAELFGWLGPYPDAVVGAAATIALTATGDLAAARVALRLKDTGPPTMAARAARGLAEGLLLTMDHPYPVAMAKLGQALATDQAMSEVIPDSPAALVALAAMHGGDPVRARSVIGRAVRDPLFGRRHALLSGWIKMQDGQLQAAGADVAAVGSDGLHRRDALWATALQTAIARRSGDTGALQKHWYTAMEVLAEYSVDLFALLPLGELWVAAARMRQLHRLRHILDQAFGLLESLGNPPLWSVPLHWAGVHAGIVANAPESVAPHGQALSGLAGDSVLARALSGAGRTWLRVLANQVDADEATAAARSLSDVGLTSDATRLAGQAALQAADGRVSGAMLQLARDLKVGAGAGETPVAQSAPAARPAPQHPRAGSSLSDREREVAELLLLGMPYRDIGGQLFISAKTVEHHVARIRRRLGAGSRSEMLSMLRARLAPES, via the coding sequence ATGACAGACTCCCCCGTCGACATGCCGCCGAGCGCGCGCGACGCCCTTCAGGCCCTCGCCAACGCCGCGAAGACACCGATGAAGCTCATGGTCAGCGGGGGCCTCGGCACTGGCAAGAGCACCGCTCTCGCCGCCGCGCGCGACGCGCTGCGGGGTGCCGGGCTGACGGTGTTGGCGCGCCCGCCCCGTGCCGGCGACCCACCGGACGCGGCGTTGGTCATCGACGATGCGCATTTGCTGGCCGACGCCGAACTGCTGGCCGTCACAGAGCGCGTGACCGACCCCGGCGCGACGGTCGTGGTGGCCGCCCAACCGCAGGAACAGCTGCGGGACCTGACCCTAGCCATCGAACGGGACGGGCGGCACATATCGCTCGGTCCCCTGCCGGGCACCGAACACCTTGTGGAGTGCACCGCGGGGCTGCCGTTCCTGCTGAGCGCGGTCACCGACGGAAACCTGCCCCCGGCGCGGGCGGCCAAGTTCGCGCTGCTCGAGCGATTGCGCCGGCTCGACGAGCCCACCCAGGACACTCTGCTCATCATGTCGCTGACCCAAGAATTAGGGACCGCGGATGTGGCTGCTGCACTGGGGATTTCGACAGCAGAAGCACACCGGCTGGTTGATCGGGCGTGCGCCACCGGACTCGTCGAACCGTCGCACAGCCCGGAATTCCTGCGGTTGGTGCACGGGGCGGTCGCCCAGATCGTCGGCACCGCGCACCACCACGACGTCGAGGCCGCTCTACTGCGTTCGCAGCTCGACATCTCAACGTTATCAACAGTTTTCGCGCTCCAACTTGCCGAACACGGCTTGAAAGACGACCGGCTGGCGGCGATCCTCGCCGGGCAAGGCGCGGCCGAACGCGGTGAGCCGGTCCGGGCCGCGAGGATGTACCGGGCGGCGGTCGACGCCGGCGCCGAAGGACTGACCTCGCGACTCGCCGACGCGCTGGCCCGCACCGGAGACTGCGCGGCCGCCGCGGCGTTGGCCGAAGATCTGCTCGGCTCGGCGGATTCCGCCGAGCGGGCCGCGGCGGTCCGAATCGCCGCGAGCGTTGCGACCCACGATGGCAACGCAAATCAGGCCGCCGAACTGTTCGGCTGGCTGGGCCCCTACCCGGACGCCGTCGTCGGCGCGGCGGCGACGATCGCGCTCACCGCGACGGGTGACCTCGCGGCGGCGCGGGTCGCCTTGCGCCTCAAGGACACCGGGCCGCCGACCATGGCCGCGCGCGCCGCGCGCGGTCTCGCCGAGGGGCTGCTGCTGACCATGGATCACCCGTATCCGGTGGCGATGGCGAAGCTCGGCCAGGCTCTTGCGACCGACCAAGCCATGAGCGAAGTCATCCCCGACAGCCCCGCCGCGCTGGTCGCCCTGGCCGCGATGCATGGCGGCGATCCGGTCCGCGCCCGCAGCGTCATCGGCCGCGCCGTCCGCGACCCGCTGTTCGGGCGTCGGCATGCGTTGCTGTCCGGCTGGATCAAGATGCAGGACGGGCAGCTGCAGGCGGCCGGCGCGGACGTCGCCGCCGTCGGCTCCGACGGGTTGCACCGCCGCGACGCATTGTGGGCCACGGCACTGCAGACCGCGATCGCGCGCCGCAGCGGCGACACGGGTGCGCTGCAAAAACATTGGTACACGGCCATGGAAGTGCTCGCCGAGTACTCGGTCGACCTGTTCGCGCTGCTGCCCTTGGGGGAATTGTGGGTGGCCGCCGCGCGGATGCGCCAGCTCCACCGGCTGCGGCACATCCTCGATCAGGCGTTCGGGCTGCTGGAATCGCTGGGCAACCCGCCGTTGTGGTCCGTGCCGCTGCATTGGGCCGGGGTGCACGCGGGGATCGTCGCCAACGCACCGGAATCGGTTGCGCCGCACGGACAGGCGCTGAGCGGGTTGGCGGGCGACAGCGTCCTTGCGCGGGCACTGTCGGGCGCCGGCCGAACATGGCTCAGAGTCCTGGCAAACCAGGTCGACGCCGACGAGGCCACCGCCGCGGCCAGGTCGTTGTCGGATGTCGGGCTGACCTCCGACGCGACCCGGCTGGCCGGTCAGGCCGCCCTGCAAGCAGCTGACGGCCGGGTGTCCGGGGCCATGCTGCAACTGGCCCGGGACCTCAAGGTGGGGGCCGGTGCGGGCGAGACGCCCGTCGCGCAATCAGCGCCCGCCGCCCGTCCTGCGCCCCAGCACCCACGAGCGGGATCATCGCTGTCCGATCGCGAACGCGAGGTCGCCGAGCTGCTCCTGTTGGGCATGCCGTACCGCGACATCGGTGGCCAACTCTTCATTTCGGCGAAGACGGTCGAACACCACGTCGCCCGGATCCGTCGTCGGCTCGGCGCCGGTTCCCGTTCGGAAATGTTGTCCATGCTGCGAGCCAGGCTGGCCCCGGAGAGCTGA
- a CDS encoding heterodisulfide reductase-related iron-sulfur binding cluster has protein sequence MTTQMLIRLAVGMGMTLVVLLFAARRVLWLFKLVTSGKPAPGHTDNVGERVWTEIAEVFGQRRLLKWSIPGLAHFFTMWGFFILLTVYIEAYGLLFQENFHIPIIGRWDALGFLQDFFATAVFLGITTFAIIRLTRSPREIGRSSRFYGSHTGGAWLILFMIFNVIWTYVLVRGSAVNNGTLPYGKGAFLSQLFGAILRPAGQPANEIIETVALLLHIGVMLAFLVIVLHSKHLHIFSAPINVIFKRLPDGLGPLLPIEADGKPIDFENPPDDAEFGRGKIEDFSWKAMLDFATCTECGRCQSQCPAWNTGKPLSPKLVIMDLRDHWMAKAPYILGEKTAEPLEGLDLETVHEEGHHVPESGFGRVPGHGPEQAARPLVGTAEQGGVIDPDVLWSCVTCGACVEQCPVDIEHVDHIVDMRRYQVMMESEFPSELSVLFKNLENKGNPWGQNASDRTNWIDEVDFDVPVYGEDVDSFEGYEYLFWVGCAGAYDDKAKKTTKAVAELLAIAGVKYLVLGTGESCNGDSARRSGNEFLFQQLAAQAVETLDGLFEGVESVDRKIVVTCPHCFNTIGKEYRQLGANYSVLHHTQLLNRLVRDKKLVPVSPVSQDITYHDPCYLGRHNKVYEAPRELIDAAGANLTEMPRHAERSFCCGAGGARMWMEEHIGKRINHERVDEALATGAATIATACPFCRVMVTDGVNDRSEEAGRTGVEVLDVAQILLGSLEYDKATLPAKGTAAEEAEKRAAAAPKAAAVSAPAPSAPTQAPAAPAASEEPAPAPAAEPVAKAAVPAKGLGIAGGAKRPGAKKAAAPAAEAAPAAEAPAQPAAPAAPAKGLGMAAGAKRPGAKKAAPVAKAAEAPAAEAAEEPKASTAPVAPVKGLGIAAGAKRPGAKKAAPAAKATPATEATPEPEATPEPATQPDDDAAPPAAPVKGLGIARGARPPGKR, from the coding sequence GTGACCACGCAGATGCTCATCAGACTGGCAGTGGGCATGGGCATGACGCTGGTCGTGCTCCTATTCGCCGCGCGGCGGGTGCTCTGGCTGTTCAAGCTGGTCACCTCCGGAAAGCCGGCCCCCGGGCACACCGACAACGTCGGTGAGCGCGTCTGGACGGAGATCGCCGAGGTCTTCGGGCAGCGCCGACTGCTGAAATGGTCGATTCCCGGCCTGGCGCACTTCTTCACCATGTGGGGATTTTTCATCCTGCTCACGGTCTACATCGAGGCCTACGGGCTGCTCTTCCAGGAGAACTTCCACATCCCGATCATCGGCCGGTGGGACGCGCTGGGCTTCCTGCAGGACTTCTTCGCGACCGCCGTCTTCCTGGGCATCACGACCTTCGCCATCATCCGGCTGACGCGGAGCCCGCGTGAGATCGGCCGCTCGTCGCGGTTCTACGGCTCGCACACCGGCGGCGCCTGGCTGATCCTGTTCATGATCTTCAACGTCATCTGGACCTATGTGCTGGTCCGCGGGTCGGCGGTCAACAACGGCACGCTGCCCTACGGCAAGGGCGCGTTCCTGTCACAGCTCTTCGGCGCGATCCTGCGCCCGGCCGGCCAGCCCGCCAACGAAATCATCGAAACGGTGGCCCTGCTGTTGCACATCGGGGTCATGCTGGCGTTCCTGGTCATCGTTTTGCACTCCAAGCACCTGCACATCTTCTCGGCGCCCATCAACGTCATCTTCAAGCGGCTGCCCGACGGGCTCGGCCCGCTGCTGCCGATCGAGGCCGACGGCAAGCCGATCGACTTCGAAAACCCGCCGGACGACGCCGAATTCGGCCGCGGCAAGATCGAAGACTTCAGCTGGAAGGCGATGCTGGACTTCGCGACCTGTACCGAGTGCGGGCGCTGTCAGTCGCAGTGTCCGGCCTGGAACACCGGAAAGCCCTTGTCGCCCAAGCTCGTCATCATGGACCTGCGCGACCACTGGATGGCCAAGGCGCCCTACATCCTCGGTGAGAAAACCGCAGAGCCGCTTGAGGGTCTCGACCTCGAGACGGTCCACGAAGAGGGCCACCACGTGCCCGAGTCCGGATTCGGCCGGGTTCCCGGGCACGGGCCCGAGCAGGCTGCCCGTCCGCTGGTCGGCACGGCCGAACAGGGCGGCGTCATCGATCCCGACGTGCTGTGGTCCTGTGTGACGTGCGGCGCGTGCGTCGAGCAGTGCCCGGTGGACATCGAGCACGTCGACCACATCGTCGATATGCGCCGCTACCAGGTGATGATGGAGTCGGAGTTCCCCTCCGAGCTGTCGGTGCTGTTCAAAAACCTTGAGAACAAAGGCAATCCGTGGGGGCAGAACGCCTCGGACCGGACCAACTGGATCGACGAGGTCGATTTCGACGTGCCGGTCTACGGCGAGGACGTCGACAGCTTCGAGGGCTACGAGTACCTGTTCTGGGTGGGCTGCGCAGGCGCCTACGACGACAAGGCGAAGAAGACCACCAAGGCCGTCGCCGAGCTGCTCGCCATCGCCGGCGTGAAGTATCTGGTGCTGGGGACGGGCGAGTCCTGCAACGGCGACTCGGCGCGCCGGTCGGGCAACGAGTTCTTGTTCCAGCAGCTGGCCGCCCAGGCCGTCGAGACCCTGGACGGGCTGTTCGAGGGCGTGGAGAGCGTCGACCGCAAGATCGTCGTCACCTGCCCGCACTGCTTCAACACCATCGGCAAGGAATACCGGCAGCTGGGCGCCAACTACAGCGTGTTGCACCACACCCAGCTGCTCAACCGGCTGGTGCGCGACAAGAAGCTGGTGCCGGTGTCGCCGGTCTCCCAGGACATCACGTATCACGACCCGTGCTACCTGGGCCGGCACAACAAGGTCTACGAGGCGCCACGCGAGCTGATCGACGCCGCCGGGGCGAACCTCACCGAGATGCCGCGCCACGCCGAGCGCAGCTTCTGCTGCGGCGCGGGCGGTGCGCGCATGTGGATGGAAGAGCACATCGGCAAGCGGATCAACCACGAACGCGTCGACGAGGCGCTGGCCACCGGGGCGGCCACGATCGCCACCGCGTGCCCGTTCTGCCGGGTGATGGTGACCGACGGTGTCAACGACCGCTCCGAGGAGGCCGGCCGCACCGGCGTCGAGGTGCTTGACGTGGCCCAGATCCTGCTCGGGTCGCTCGAGTACGACAAGGCGACGCTGCCGGCGAAGGGTACGGCCGCGGAGGAGGCCGAGAAGCGGGCCGCCGCGGCACCGAAGGCCGCCGCTGTGAGCGCGCCTGCGCCGAGCGCCCCCACTCAGGCTCCTGCGGCCCCGGCCGCGTCTGAGGAGCCCGCGCCCGCCCCGGCCGCCGAGCCGGTTGCGAAGGCCGCCGTGCCGGCCAAAGGCCTGGGTATCGCCGGTGGCGCCAAGCGGCCCGGCGCCAAAAAGGCCGCGGCCCCGGCGGCCGAGGCCGCACCAGCAGCCGAGGCGCCCGCTCAGCCGGCGGCGCCCGCCGCCCCCGCCAAGGGGCTCGGCATGGCCGCCGGCGCCAAGCGACCCGGCGCCAAGAAGGCGGCACCCGTGGCAAAGGCGGCTGAGGCGCCCGCGGCCGAGGCGGCTGAGGAACCCAAGGCGTCCACAGCGCCCGTCGCGCCCGTTAAAGGCCTGGGCATCGCCGCCGGCGCCAAGCGACCGGGGGCCAAGAAAGCGGCACCCGCGGCAAAGGCGACCCCGGCCACCGAGGCCACGCCGGAGCCCGAGGCCACGCCGGAGCCTGCCACCCAGCCCGATGACGACGCGGCACCGCCAGCAGCACCCGTTAAGGGGCTGGGCATCGCGCGCGGCGCCCGCCCGCCGGGCAAGCGCTGA
- a CDS encoding pyridoxal phosphate-dependent aminotransferase yields the protein MQRPSSGPNQQISFDNNGTIGDVTTHQLPVHTPGHHRQRAFAQSSKLQDVLYEIRGPVHQHAARLEAEGHRILKLNIGNPAPFGFEAPDVIMRDMIQALPYAQGYSDSQGILPARRAVVTRYELVDDFPRFDVDDVYLGNGVSELITMTLQALLDNGDQVLIPSPDYPLWTASTSLAGGTPVHYLCDETQSWQPDLADLESKITERTKALVIINPNNPTGAVYSREILTQMVDLARKHQLLLLADEIYDKILYDDAEHISVASLAPDMLCLTFNGLSKAYRVAGYRAGWLAITGPKDHAGSFIEGISLLANMRLCPNVPAQHAIQVALGGHQSIEDLVLPGGRLLEQRDLAWTKLNEIPGVSCVKPEGALYAFPRLDPEVYDIEDDEQLVLDLLLSEKILVTQGTGFNWPAPDHLRIVTLPWSRDLAAAIERLGNFLTSYRQSAGS from the coding sequence ATGCAACGGCCCAGCTCGGGGCCTAATCAGCAAATTTCATTCGACAACAATGGCACCATAGGTGACGTGACTACTCACCAGCTGCCCGTGCACACGCCTGGCCATCACCGGCAGCGGGCCTTCGCGCAGTCGTCCAAGCTGCAGGACGTCCTGTACGAGATCCGCGGCCCGGTGCACCAGCACGCCGCGCGGCTGGAGGCCGAGGGGCACCGCATCCTCAAGCTCAACATCGGCAACCCGGCGCCGTTCGGCTTCGAGGCGCCGGACGTGATCATGCGCGACATGATCCAGGCGCTGCCCTACGCGCAGGGCTACTCGGACTCCCAGGGCATCCTGCCGGCGAGGCGCGCGGTGGTGACCCGCTACGAGCTGGTCGACGACTTCCCCCGGTTCGACGTCGACGACGTCTACCTGGGCAACGGCGTCTCCGAGCTGATCACGATGACGCTGCAGGCTCTGCTCGACAACGGCGATCAGGTGCTGATCCCGTCGCCCGATTACCCGCTGTGGACGGCGTCGACCTCCCTGGCGGGGGGCACACCCGTGCATTACCTGTGCGACGAGACCCAGAGCTGGCAGCCGGACCTCGCCGACCTGGAGTCCAAGATCACCGAGCGCACCAAGGCGCTGGTCATCATCAACCCCAACAACCCGACGGGCGCGGTGTATAGCCGCGAAATCCTCACCCAGATGGTCGATCTGGCCCGCAAGCATCAGCTGCTGCTCCTCGCCGACGAGATCTACGACAAGATCCTCTACGACGACGCCGAGCACATCAGCGTGGCCTCGCTCGCGCCCGACATGTTGTGCCTGACCTTCAACGGCCTGTCGAAGGCCTACCGCGTCGCCGGCTACCGGGCAGGCTGGCTGGCGATCACCGGGCCCAAGGACCACGCCGGCAGCTTCATCGAGGGGATCAGCCTGCTGGCGAACATGCGGCTATGCCCGAACGTGCCCGCGCAGCACGCGATCCAGGTCGCCCTCGGCGGCCATCAGAGCATCGAAGACCTGGTGCTTCCCGGCGGTCGGCTCCTCGAACAGCGCGACCTCGCGTGGACCAAACTCAATGAGATTCCCGGGGTGTCCTGCGTCAAACCCGAGGGTGCGCTGTACGCATTCCCCCGATTGGACCCCGAGGTCTACGACATCGAAGACGACGAGCAGCTGGTCCTCGACCTGTTGTTGTCCGAAAAGATCCTGGTGACCCAGGGCACCGGATTCAATTGGCCCGCGCCGGATCACTTGCGCATCGTGACGTTGCCGTGGTCCCGCGACCTTGCCGCGGCGATCGAGCGGCTGGGCAACTTCCTGACCAGCTATCGGCAGTCAGCGGGTTCGTAG
- a CDS encoding YibE/F family protein, with the protein MTDSHSHSLHGSSKGPSPLGPLPAKIVIGLLIAIGVAVIAGAVLLWPSRQHVDIPMPFQNASGGPVTTVTGHILSSGLGDCGSPSVGQVLTTAPEPAAPGAGRCIETVVAIDSGPNAGAKTLLESSPGPSQPKFAAGDHIRLVRQVDEQGATGYAFYDFERGWPLVALAIAFAVVIVAVARWRGLLALVGIVVAFLVLVVFLLPALRDGAPAVPVALVASAAILYAVIYLAHGVNLRTSAALLGTLSSLLLAAGLSWAAIALTHLTGLSDEQNSTVSAYLGSVSISGLLLAGFIIGSLGVLNDVTVTQASTVFELARLGENTSRRAIFVGAIRVGRDHIASTVYTLVLAYAGTSLPLLLLFSVANRSLGDVLMGESVAIELVRSAVGGIALALSVPLTTAIAAVLAKPAEISSAPTAPADSRHIRT; encoded by the coding sequence GTGACCGATTCTCACTCGCACAGCCTGCACGGCTCGTCAAAGGGACCGTCTCCGCTGGGTCCGCTGCCCGCCAAGATCGTCATCGGGCTGCTGATCGCCATCGGTGTGGCCGTGATCGCCGGTGCGGTATTGCTCTGGCCGAGCCGCCAGCACGTCGACATCCCGATGCCGTTCCAGAACGCGTCCGGCGGCCCGGTAACCACGGTGACCGGGCACATCCTGTCCAGCGGGCTGGGCGACTGCGGCAGCCCGTCGGTGGGCCAGGTGCTTACCACCGCGCCGGAGCCGGCAGCCCCCGGCGCCGGGCGGTGCATAGAGACGGTCGTCGCGATCGATTCGGGACCCAACGCGGGCGCCAAGACGCTTTTGGAGTCGTCCCCCGGTCCGAGCCAGCCCAAATTCGCGGCGGGAGACCACATCCGGCTCGTCCGCCAGGTCGACGAACAGGGCGCCACCGGGTACGCGTTCTATGATTTCGAGCGCGGTTGGCCGCTGGTCGCACTGGCGATCGCCTTCGCGGTGGTGATCGTCGCCGTGGCACGCTGGCGGGGATTGCTGGCGTTGGTCGGGATCGTGGTCGCGTTTCTGGTGCTGGTGGTGTTCCTGCTGCCGGCGCTGCGTGACGGCGCACCCGCGGTGCCGGTGGCGCTGGTGGCGTCGGCGGCGATCCTGTACGCGGTCATCTACCTCGCCCACGGGGTCAACCTGCGCACCAGCGCCGCCCTGCTGGGCACCTTGTCGTCGTTGTTGCTTGCCGCTGGATTATCTTGGGCCGCAATCGCATTGACTCATTTGACCGGGCTCTCGGACGAGCAGAATTCCACCGTCAGCGCGTATCTGGGCAGCGTGTCGATCAGCGGGCTGCTGCTGGCCGGGTTCATTATCGGGTCGCTGGGCGTGCTCAACGATGTGACCGTGACGCAGGCGTCGACGGTGTTCGAGCTCGCCCGCCTTGGTGAGAACACCTCGCGCAGGGCCATTTTCGTCGGCGCCATTCGGGTGGGACGCGATCACATCGCCAGCACGGTGTACACGCTGGTGTTGGCCTACGCCGGCACTTCGCTGCCGTTGCTGCTGCTGTTCAGCGTCGCCAACCGATCGCTCGGTGACGTGCTGATGGGCGAGAGCGTGGCCATCGAACTCGTCCGCTCCGCGGTCGGCGGCATCGCGCTGGCCCTGTCGGTGCCGTTGACGACGGCGATCGCCGCCGTGCTGGCCAAGCCAGCCGAAATCAGCTCCGCTCCAACAGCTCCAGCAGATAGCCGCCATATCCGGACTTGA
- the rfbA gene encoding glucose-1-phosphate thymidylyltransferase RfbA, which produces MRGIILAGGSGTRLHPITIGISKQLLPVYDKPMIYYPLSTLMMAGIRDILVITTPHDATGFQRLLGDGSQFGIDLTYVTQDQPDGLAQAFVLGANHIGNDSAALVLGDNIFYGPGLGTNLRRFQSIDGGAIFAYWVANPSAYGVVEFGPDGMALSLEEKPATPKSQYAVPGLYFYDNDVIEIAKGLKKSARGEYEITEINQIYLNRGRLSVEVLARGTAWLDTGTFDSLLDASDYVRTLERRQGLKVSVPEEVAWRQGWITNEQLAARAHTLVKSGYGGYLLELLERS; this is translated from the coding sequence ATGCGTGGGATCATCCTGGCCGGCGGCTCGGGCACCCGGCTGCATCCGATCACCATCGGCATCAGCAAGCAGTTGCTTCCGGTCTACGACAAACCGATGATCTACTACCCGCTGTCCACGCTGATGATGGCGGGAATCCGCGACATCCTGGTGATCACCACCCCCCACGACGCGACCGGTTTCCAGCGCCTGCTCGGTGACGGCTCGCAATTCGGCATCGACCTCACCTACGTGACGCAAGATCAACCCGACGGCCTGGCGCAGGCATTCGTGCTCGGCGCCAACCACATCGGCAACGATTCCGCGGCTTTGGTGTTGGGAGACAACATCTTCTACGGCCCAGGGTTGGGAACCAACCTCAGGCGCTTCCAAAGCATCGACGGCGGAGCCATTTTCGCGTATTGGGTGGCCAACCCGTCGGCCTACGGTGTCGTCGAATTCGGGCCCGACGGCATGGCGCTGTCGTTGGAGGAGAAACCGGCCACGCCGAAGTCTCAGTACGCGGTGCCGGGCCTGTATTTCTACGACAATGACGTGATCGAAATAGCCAAGGGCTTAAAGAAATCGGCGCGCGGCGAGTACGAGATCACCGAGATCAACCAGATCTATCTCAACCGGGGCAGGCTGTCGGTCGAGGTACTGGCCAGAGGGACGGCGTGGCTGGACACGGGGACCTTCGACTCGCTGTTGGACGCCAGCGACTACGTCCGCACGCTGGAACGGCGGCAGGGGCTGAAGGTCAGCGTTCCCGAGGAGGTGGCGTGGCGACAGGGCTGGATCACCAACGAGCAGCTCGCCGCACGAGCGCACACCCTGGTCAAGTCCGGATATGGCGGCTATCTGCTGGAGCTGTTGGAGCGGAGCTGA
- a CDS encoding nuclear transport factor 2 family protein: MTTSEIATVLAWHDALNAADLDTLVALSSDDIEIGDAHGAAQGHEALRSWAASREGTAELGRIYVHDGVVVVEQKVKTPDGAVTNAASAFRVVHDRVTSVFRHADLASALAATELTEADLVN, translated from the coding sequence ATGACCACATCGGAGATCGCCACCGTTTTGGCGTGGCACGACGCCCTCAACGCAGCCGACCTGGACACCCTGGTCGCCTTATCCAGCGACGACATCGAGATCGGCGACGCGCACGGCGCCGCTCAGGGCCACGAGGCCCTCCGCAGCTGGGCCGCCTCCCGCGAAGGGACGGCGGAGCTCGGCCGGATATACGTGCACGACGGCGTCGTGGTCGTCGAACAGAAGGTCAAAACCCCGGACGGGGCCGTGACGAACGCCGCGTCGGCATTCCGGGTGGTCCACGATCGTGTCACCTCGGTGTTCCGGCACGCCGACTTGGCCTCGGCGCTGGCGGCAACCGAGCTGACCGAGGCAGACCTCGTAAATTAG
- a CDS encoding maleylpyruvate isomerase family mycothiol-dependent enzyme, with amino-acid sequence MDYAAAFLEENRAFAELFRDVDESRPVPTCPGWSLTQLLRHVGRGDRWAAQIVRDRLNRYLDPRTVEGGKPPPDPADAISWLHDGARRLVDAVESSGAETPVWTFLGARPANWWIRRRLHETAVHRADAAIATGGEFALDADVAADGITEWLERVAIQAGSKGAPLPLEDGNTLHLHATDAGLGEAGEWTIGVDGGAIAWSHEHGKGSAALRGGATELLLAMLRRVPLAETGIQLFGDDAAWQNWLDRTPL; translated from the coding sequence GTGGATTACGCGGCCGCCTTCCTGGAAGAGAACCGCGCTTTTGCGGAGCTTTTCCGCGACGTCGACGAGTCCAGGCCGGTCCCGACATGCCCGGGCTGGAGCCTCACGCAACTGTTGCGCCATGTCGGACGCGGTGACCGCTGGGCGGCGCAGATCGTGCGCGACCGCCTGAACCGTTATCTCGACCCCCGCACCGTCGAGGGCGGCAAGCCGCCACCGGATCCCGCCGACGCGATCTCCTGGTTGCACGACGGCGCGCGGCGGCTCGTCGACGCCGTCGAGTCGTCGGGCGCGGAAACGCCGGTATGGACCTTCCTCGGGGCGCGCCCGGCGAACTGGTGGATCCGGCGCCGGCTGCACGAAACGGCCGTGCACCGCGCCGACGCCGCCATCGCGACCGGCGGCGAATTCGCGCTCGACGCCGACGTCGCGGCCGACGGGATCACCGAATGGCTTGAGCGAGTGGCGATTCAGGCCGGAAGCAAGGGCGCGCCACTCCCGCTCGAGGACGGCAACACCCTGCACCTGCACGCCACCGACGCGGGGCTCGGTGAAGCCGGGGAATGGACCATCGGCGTCGACGGGGGCGCCATCGCCTGGTCCCACGAGCACGGCAAGGGCAGCGCGGCGCTGCGCGGCGGCGCCACCGAGCTCCTGCTCGCGATGCTGCGCCGGGTCCCGCTGGCCGAGACGGGCATCCAGCTGTTCGGTGACGACGCCGCGTGGCAAAACTGGTTGGATCGCACGCCGCTCTAG
- a CDS encoding CDGP domain-containing protein, translating into MKRGIVGGLAALLMAAGLIASAPPASAGCQYGGPVLSKCDGPVQPDGTWQRCVAVPRWIPSGASSFLIPDGHCDVMGPGQPPADFTFADPPTHIDG; encoded by the coding sequence ATGAAGCGAGGCATCGTCGGAGGATTGGCTGCTCTGCTGATGGCCGCAGGGCTGATCGCCTCGGCGCCACCGGCCAGCGCCGGCTGCCAATACGGAGGGCCCGTTCTCAGCAAGTGCGACGGACCCGTCCAGCCTGATGGCACCTGGCAACGTTGCGTGGCAGTTCCCCGCTGGATTCCCAGCGGCGCCAGTTCCTTCCTGATACCCGACGGGCACTGCGACGTGATGGGTCCCGGCCAGCCCCCTGCGGATTTCACCTTCGCCGACCCACCGACGCACATCGACGGCTGA